In Amycolatopsis jiangsuensis, the following proteins share a genomic window:
- a CDS encoding alpha/beta fold hydrolase: MSATAQKGAGPVLVLLHGGGPGVDAASNWAPVFSRFSAGFRCLAPDLLGFGTQIAAAGTEGLRGPRAWARARAQQVLELLDRHELERVHVLGNSAAGGAAALALLAAAPERVERAVLMGGAGTGPPPRAVPFYDEPTRESMRATLGRLVADESAHAGLLDELTDLRLGQALRPGAETAFRSMFTDGTEPVDPATVRTPVLALHGERDRVSPVEVSRRLAGALPEGRLEVVAGAGHWIHVDRPAEFCRLTGEFLNA; the protein is encoded by the coding sequence GTGTCGGCCACAGCTCAGAAGGGCGCCGGTCCGGTTCTCGTGCTGCTCCACGGCGGCGGGCCGGGAGTGGACGCCGCGAGCAACTGGGCTCCGGTGTTTTCCCGGTTCTCCGCCGGGTTTCGCTGCCTCGCCCCGGATCTGCTCGGCTTCGGCACGCAGATCGCCGCCGCGGGCACCGAAGGGCTCCGTGGGCCGCGGGCGTGGGCGCGGGCTCGCGCACAGCAGGTCCTGGAACTGCTCGATCGTCACGAGCTGGAGCGGGTGCACGTGCTGGGCAACTCGGCCGCGGGAGGGGCGGCGGCGTTGGCGCTGCTGGCCGCCGCGCCCGAACGAGTCGAGCGTGCGGTCCTCATGGGCGGCGCGGGTACCGGCCCGCCGCCCCGCGCCGTCCCCTTCTACGACGAGCCGACCCGGGAATCCATGCGAGCCACCCTGGGGCGGCTGGTCGCGGACGAGAGCGCGCACGCCGGGCTCCTCGACGAACTCACGGATCTCCGGCTGGGGCAGGCTTTGCGGCCGGGCGCGGAGACGGCGTTCCGGTCGATGTTCACCGACGGCACAGAGCCGGTCGATCCGGCGACCGTCCGCACGCCGGTCCTGGCCCTGCACGGAGAACGGGACCGGGTCTCGCCGGTCGAGGTTTCCCGTCGGCTGGCCGGCGCGCTGCCCGAGGGCCGCCTCGAGGTGGTGGCGGGAGCCGGGCACTGGATCCACGTCGACCGGCCGGCCGAATTCTGCCGCCTGACAGGGGAGTTCCTGAACGCATGA
- a CDS encoding FAD-dependent monooxygenase, with translation MTPRPSSPADPAAVVIAGAGPTGLTLAIDLARRGVPCHVVEAAREPAGNPRCNTTSARSMEIYRRLGLAGDIRRAGLPADHPTSVQYRTTLRGEEIFRIDLPSAGEVLAGAGRQEWPTPEPQHRISQLYLEPILERHANRLPGLTVERGTRLVEVRQFEDHAEAVVETAGVRRSLRCAYVVGCDGPHSVVRRGLGIRYEGVDAIRQFVSTFVRSPELGRLAARDRAWTYWTYGRGQASLIAIDGGELWLNHVAFGPDHDTAGEDPEQLLTEAVGGPVEHEVLGVVRWTGRRLVAQRYREGRVFLAGDAAHLWIPVGGFGMNAGIQDAATLGWMLAAVHHGWAPPNLLDAYELERKPVGEQFADAVNAAAHRSLAEVPPDIHLPGPAGERARTELAERLAVTEPHRYSPDGFSFGYHYAGSPLVVGGQEQPEITLGGHRDTPQVGFRLPHVWLDDGQPVLDVLGPDFTVLRTDPAADVLPWLGAARALGVPLTVAEAPGRYPAPLLLVRPDQHIAWMGGAQARPREVLRTVTGRVAVHPR, from the coding sequence ATGACACCGCGACCCAGCAGCCCCGCGGACCCGGCCGCGGTGGTGATCGCCGGCGCCGGGCCCACCGGACTGACCCTCGCCATCGACCTCGCCCGCCGCGGCGTGCCGTGCCACGTCGTGGAGGCCGCGCGGGAGCCGGCCGGCAATCCGCGCTGCAACACCACTTCCGCCCGGTCGATGGAGATCTACCGGCGGCTCGGGCTGGCCGGCGACATCCGGCGGGCCGGTCTGCCCGCGGACCACCCGACGTCCGTCCAGTACCGGACGACGTTGCGGGGCGAGGAGATCTTCCGCATCGACCTGCCCTCCGCGGGGGAGGTGCTGGCCGGTGCCGGCCGGCAGGAGTGGCCCACCCCGGAGCCACAGCACCGGATTTCGCAGCTGTACCTGGAACCCATCCTCGAGCGGCACGCGAACCGGCTGCCGGGACTGACGGTGGAGCGCGGGACCCGTCTGGTCGAGGTGCGGCAGTTCGAGGACCACGCCGAGGCCGTGGTGGAGACCGCGGGCGTGCGCCGGAGCCTGCGGTGCGCCTACGTCGTCGGGTGCGACGGGCCGCACAGCGTGGTCCGCCGGGGCCTCGGGATCCGCTACGAGGGCGTCGACGCGATCCGGCAGTTCGTCTCGACCTTCGTCCGTTCTCCCGAGCTGGGGCGGCTGGCCGCGCGCGACCGGGCGTGGACGTACTGGACCTACGGCCGCGGTCAGGCTTCGCTGATCGCGATCGACGGCGGCGAACTGTGGCTCAATCACGTGGCTTTCGGCCCGGACCACGACACCGCGGGAGAAGACCCCGAACAGCTGCTGACCGAAGCCGTGGGCGGTCCTGTCGAGCACGAAGTGCTCGGCGTGGTGCGCTGGACCGGGCGCCGGCTGGTGGCGCAGCGGTACCGGGAAGGCCGCGTGTTCCTGGCCGGGGACGCCGCGCACCTGTGGATCCCGGTCGGCGGATTCGGGATGAACGCGGGGATCCAGGACGCGGCGACGCTCGGCTGGATGCTCGCGGCGGTGCACCACGGGTGGGCACCACCGAATCTGCTGGATGCCTACGAACTCGAACGCAAACCGGTGGGGGAGCAGTTCGCCGACGCGGTGAATGCGGCCGCGCACCGGTCGCTCGCGGAGGTTCCGCCGGACATCCATCTGCCGGGCCCGGCAGGAGAACGGGCCCGCACCGAGCTCGCCGAACGGCTCGCCGTCACCGAGCCGCACCGGTACTCGCCCGACGGGTTCAGCTTCGGCTACCACTACGCGGGTTCCCCACTGGTCGTCGGCGGCCAGGAGCAGCCCGAGATCACCCTCGGCGGCCACCGGGACACGCCACAGGTGGGGTTCCGGCTGCCGCATGTCTGGCTGGACGACGGTCAGCCGGTGCTCGACGTGCTCGGGCCGGACTTCACCGTGCTGCGGACCGATCCCGCGGCCGACGTCCTGCCGTGGCTCGGCGCGGCCCGCGCGCTCGGGGTCCCGCTCACCGTCGCCGAGGCACCCGGCCGCTACCCGGCCCCGCTGCTGCTCGTCCGCCCGGATCAGCACATCGCGTGGATGGGCGGCGCGCAGGCCCGTCCCCGCGAGGTGCTGCGGACCGTCACCGGGCGCGTCGCCGTCCACCCCAGGTAA
- a CDS encoding hydantoinase/oxoprolinase family protein: protein MPYALGIDVGGTFTDAVASDGAGRIVSAKTPTTPPNREAGVLRAIEELAAELGIGFGELLSRTDYIAHGTTASINALVQGRVADVGLIATKGHRDAIYIMNAEGRTLGRSAHEVQDTLRQRKPEPLIPKYRALEVTERIDHAGQVLVPLDEDEVRRVARELVDQGVEAIAVSLLWSFKNGAHERRIRELVHEIAPDLYVTLSSEVSPRIREFARTSTTIMNAQVGPRLRTYLAPLRKQLEAGGLTGPLLVMQSEGGTITADRAPEHAITTVGSVLSGGVIGGLRLAGQLGHRNVITTDVGGTTFLAGLIVDGEPIMAPGSVVNQYPINAATIRVHTIGSGGGALASVDAGGNLRLGPQSAEAVPGPACYGNGGTRPTNTDANLVLGILSERGLLGGRKRLRMDLAREAIREHVAEPLGLTVEEAAIAIHEVQNAQAADLLRRAVVQAGYDPRDFVAYAFGGAGPAHCAGYCQDLGVREVVVPLGPVASAFSAYGLAASDVVVSAELSDPSSFPVGPAVFEAHYGRLEAELQRALDRQQVKFHDVTVQRELDLRYSMQVTELATAVPDTKFTERTGEEILDRFEEQYERINGSGAGYREAGVQAITYRVRAKASLGFPVQLPEVPRAASADPDEALVGQRSVCLDSQLGFVRTPVYDYARLRAGHELTGPAIVEVPTTVVVVPAGVTGRVDRLGNLVLGYQ, encoded by the coding sequence ATGCCATACGCACTGGGCATCGACGTGGGCGGCACGTTCACCGACGCGGTCGCCTCCGACGGCGCCGGCCGGATCGTGTCGGCCAAGACGCCGACGACCCCGCCGAACCGGGAGGCCGGCGTCCTGCGTGCCATCGAGGAGCTCGCCGCCGAGCTGGGCATCGGGTTCGGCGAACTGCTGTCGCGGACCGACTACATCGCGCACGGCACGACCGCGTCGATCAACGCGCTCGTCCAGGGCCGGGTGGCCGACGTCGGGCTGATCGCGACCAAGGGCCACCGGGACGCGATCTACATCATGAACGCCGAGGGCCGCACCCTCGGCCGGTCGGCGCACGAGGTCCAGGACACCCTGCGCCAGCGCAAACCCGAGCCGCTGATCCCGAAGTACCGGGCATTGGAGGTCACCGAACGGATCGACCACGCCGGTCAGGTGCTGGTGCCGCTCGACGAGGACGAGGTCCGCCGCGTCGCGCGCGAGCTGGTGGACCAGGGGGTCGAGGCGATCGCGGTGAGCCTGCTGTGGTCGTTCAAGAACGGCGCGCACGAACGACGGATCCGGGAGCTGGTCCACGAGATCGCCCCGGACCTGTACGTCACGCTCTCCAGCGAGGTCAGCCCGCGCATCCGCGAGTTCGCACGGACGTCCACGACCATCATGAACGCCCAGGTGGGGCCCCGGCTGCGCACGTACCTGGCGCCGCTGCGCAAGCAGCTCGAGGCAGGCGGTCTCACCGGTCCGCTGCTGGTGATGCAGAGCGAGGGCGGCACGATCACCGCCGACCGCGCCCCGGAACACGCCATCACCACGGTCGGTTCGGTGCTCTCCGGTGGCGTGATCGGCGGGCTGCGCCTGGCCGGGCAGCTCGGGCACCGCAACGTGATCACCACCGACGTCGGCGGCACGACCTTCCTGGCCGGGCTGATCGTCGACGGCGAGCCGATCATGGCGCCGGGATCGGTGGTGAACCAGTACCCGATCAACGCCGCGACCATCCGCGTGCACACCATCGGTTCCGGCGGCGGCGCGCTGGCTTCGGTGGACGCGGGCGGGAACCTGCGGCTCGGCCCGCAGAGCGCCGAGGCCGTGCCCGGTCCCGCCTGCTACGGCAACGGCGGGACCCGGCCCACGAACACCGACGCCAACCTGGTGCTCGGAATCCTGAGCGAACGCGGGCTGCTCGGCGGCCGCAAACGCTTGCGGATGGATCTGGCGAGGGAAGCGATCCGCGAACACGTGGCCGAGCCGCTCGGGCTCACCGTCGAGGAGGCGGCGATCGCCATCCACGAGGTGCAGAACGCGCAGGCCGCGGATCTGCTGCGGCGGGCCGTCGTACAGGCCGGTTACGACCCCCGCGATTTCGTCGCCTACGCCTTCGGCGGCGCCGGGCCCGCGCACTGCGCCGGGTACTGCCAGGACCTCGGGGTCCGCGAGGTCGTCGTGCCGCTCGGCCCGGTCGCCTCCGCCTTCTCGGCCTACGGGCTCGCCGCCTCGGACGTCGTGGTGAGCGCCGAACTGTCCGATCCGTCCTCCTTCCCGGTCGGGCCGGCCGTGTTCGAAGCCCACTACGGCAGGCTGGAAGCCGAACTGCAGCGGGCACTCGACCGGCAGCAGGTGAAGTTCCACGACGTGACCGTGCAGCGGGAACTCGACCTGCGGTATTCGATGCAGGTCACCGAACTCGCCACCGCCGTTCCGGACACGAAGTTCACCGAGCGCACCGGCGAGGAGATCCTCGACCGCTTCGAGGAACAGTACGAGCGCATCAACGGCAGTGGCGCCGGCTACCGCGAGGCAGGCGTGCAGGCGATCACCTACCGCGTGCGGGCGAAAGCGAGCCTCGGCTTCCCCGTCCAGCTCCCGGAAGTCCCGCGAGCCGCGAGTGCGGACCCTGACGAGGCGCTGGTCGGGCAGCGGTCCGTCTGCCTCGATTCGCAGCTCGGCTTCGTACGCACGCCCGTCTACGACTACGCCCGGCTGCGCGCGGGTCACGAGCTGACCGGGCCGGCGATCGTGGAGGTGCCGACCACGGTGGTCGTCGTCCCCGCCGGCGTCACCGGCCGCGTCGACCGGCTCGGCAACCTCGTGCTCGGCTACCAGTGA